In one window of Kitasatospora sp. MMS16-BH015 DNA:
- a CDS encoding D-arabinono-1,4-lactone oxidase yields MADWTNWAGNQSARPSRVVTPGSAGELGEVLRRAAEEGRTVKAVGAGHSFTAIASAGDGVLIRPEGLMEVRELDRAAGTVTVGSGLPLHRLNRLLAAAGLSLTNMGDIEVQTVAGATSTGTHGTGRDSGSLAAQIRALEIVLADGSVQRCSPTENPELFQGARLGLGALGVVSAITFGVEPAFLLTAHEAPMSFDQVLEGFEDFTAVNEHFEFYWFPHTDRCSTKRNNRSQGPAAPLPAFKSWLEDDFLSNTVWEGVCRVGRRFPQAVPAIAQLASRAWSERTYTDLAHKVYTSPRKVRFTEMEYAVPREAATTVLRELKALVERSDWRISFPVEVRTAPADDLWLSTANGRDSVYIAVHLYRGTAEQGYFTEVEKLMTAHQGRPHWGKLHTRDAAYLSGVYPHFGDFTALRDKVDPGRLFANDYLRRVLGE; encoded by the coding sequence ATGGCCGACTGGACCAACTGGGCCGGTAATCAGAGCGCTCGGCCGAGCCGGGTGGTCACGCCCGGGTCGGCCGGTGAGCTCGGCGAGGTGCTGCGGCGGGCCGCCGAGGAGGGCCGGACGGTCAAGGCGGTCGGCGCCGGCCACTCCTTCACCGCGATAGCCTCCGCCGGGGACGGCGTGCTGATCCGGCCCGAGGGCCTGATGGAGGTCCGCGAACTCGACCGCGCGGCCGGCACCGTGACCGTCGGCTCCGGCCTCCCGCTCCACCGCCTCAACCGGCTGCTGGCCGCCGCCGGCCTCTCGCTGACCAACATGGGCGACATCGAGGTGCAGACCGTCGCCGGCGCCACCAGCACCGGCACCCACGGCACCGGCCGCGACTCGGGCTCGCTGGCCGCCCAGATCCGGGCGCTGGAGATCGTGCTCGCCGACGGCAGCGTGCAGCGCTGCTCCCCCACCGAGAACCCGGAGCTCTTCCAGGGCGCCCGGCTGGGCCTCGGCGCGCTCGGCGTGGTCAGCGCGATCACCTTCGGCGTGGAGCCGGCCTTCCTGCTCACCGCGCACGAGGCGCCGATGTCCTTCGACCAGGTGCTCGAGGGCTTCGAGGACTTCACGGCGGTGAACGAGCACTTCGAGTTCTACTGGTTCCCGCACACCGACCGCTGCTCGACCAAGCGGAACAACCGCAGCCAGGGCCCGGCCGCCCCGCTGCCGGCCTTCAAGTCCTGGCTGGAGGACGACTTCCTCTCCAACACGGTCTGGGAGGGCGTCTGCCGGGTCGGCCGCCGCTTCCCGCAGGCCGTCCCGGCCATCGCCCAACTGGCCAGCCGGGCCTGGTCCGAGCGGACCTACACCGACCTCGCCCACAAGGTCTACACCAGCCCGCGCAAGGTCCGCTTCACCGAGATGGAGTACGCGGTGCCGCGCGAGGCCGCGACCACCGTGCTGCGCGAACTCAAGGCCCTGGTCGAGCGCTCCGACTGGCGGATCAGCTTCCCGGTGGAGGTCCGCACCGCCCCCGCCGACGACCTCTGGCTCTCCACCGCCAACGGCCGGGACAGCGTCTACATCGCCGTCCACCTCTACCGCGGCACCGCCGAGCAGGGCTACTTCACCGAGGTCGAGAAGCTCATGACGGCCCACCAGGGCCGCCCGCACTGGGGCAAGCTGCACACCCGCGACGCGGCCTACCTCTCCGGCGTCTACCCGCACTTCGGCGACTTCACCGCCCTGCGCGACAAGGTCGACCCGGGCCGGCTGTTCGCCAACGACTACCTGCGGCGGGTCTTGGGCGAGTAG
- a CDS encoding MFS transporter codes for MLSSYRQIFAAPGSLAFSASGLIARMPISMTGVGIVTMLSELRGSYGIAGAVSATLALSAALFGPMVAWLVDRYGQRRVALPATGLTVLAAAALLACAHWSLPSWTLFVTAAGMGVMPSTGSMVRARWAHLYRAEPPKLHTAYSFEAVVDELCFIVGPILAIGLATSVFPEAGLLLAGVFLSVGVALFTAQRRTEPPVHPAAHRTGGSAIRSPGLQVLVITFVSTGAVFGSVEVVTVAFAREQGHPAVASLVLAVYALGSAVAGLVFGTLKLKGSMAGRFLGGIAAMALGMLPLVAAAELFGGYPGLAAVGGALFLAGLSISPTLITAMALVERLVPAAQLTEGMTWTTTGMAAGVALGSAAAGWVVDAAGAPAGYWVPVASAVLGAAGAAAGVRRLGSGLAAAPEQA; via the coding sequence GTGCTGTCCAGCTACCGCCAGATCTTCGCCGCCCCCGGCAGTCTGGCCTTCTCCGCCTCCGGCCTGATAGCCCGGATGCCGATCTCGATGACCGGGGTCGGCATCGTCACCATGCTCTCCGAGCTGCGCGGCTCCTACGGGATCGCGGGGGCCGTCTCGGCCACCCTGGCGCTCTCCGCCGCCCTGTTCGGGCCGATGGTCGCCTGGCTGGTCGACCGGTACGGCCAGCGCCGGGTCGCCCTGCCGGCCACCGGGCTGACCGTGCTGGCGGCGGCCGCCCTGCTGGCCTGCGCGCACTGGTCGCTGCCGAGCTGGACGCTCTTCGTGACCGCCGCCGGGATGGGCGTGATGCCGAGCACCGGCTCGATGGTCCGGGCCCGCTGGGCGCACCTGTACCGGGCCGAGCCGCCCAAGCTGCACACCGCGTACTCCTTCGAGGCCGTGGTCGACGAGCTCTGCTTCATCGTCGGCCCGATCCTGGCGATCGGGCTGGCCACCTCCGTCTTCCCCGAGGCCGGGCTGCTGCTCGCCGGGGTCTTCCTGAGCGTCGGCGTGGCGCTGTTCACCGCGCAGCGGCGCACCGAGCCGCCGGTCCATCCGGCCGCGCACCGCACCGGGGGCTCGGCGATCCGCTCCCCCGGGCTCCAGGTGCTGGTGATCACCTTCGTCTCCACCGGCGCGGTGTTCGGCTCGGTCGAGGTGGTCACGGTGGCCTTCGCCCGCGAGCAGGGGCACCCGGCGGTGGCCAGCCTGGTGCTCGCGGTGTACGCGCTCGGCTCGGCCGTGGCCGGGCTGGTGTTCGGCACGCTCAAGCTCAAGGGCTCGATGGCCGGGCGGTTCCTGGGCGGGATCGCCGCGATGGCGCTGGGCATGCTGCCGCTGGTCGCGGCGGCCGAGCTGTTCGGCGGCTACCCCGGTCTGGCCGCGGTGGGCGGCGCGCTCTTCCTCGCCGGGCTCTCCATCTCGCCCACCCTGATCACCGCGATGGCCCTGGTCGAGCGCCTGGTGCCGGCCGCCCAGCTCACCGAGGGCATGACCTGGACCACCACCGGCATGGCCGCCGGCGTCGCGCTCGGCTCCGCCGCCGCGGGCTGGGTGGTGGACGCGGCGGGCGCCCCGGCCGGGTACTGGGTGCCGGTCGCCTCGGCGGTGCTCGGCGCGGCGGGCGCCGCGGCCGGGGTGCGCCGGCTCGGCTCGGGGCTGGCCGCCGCACCCGAGCAGGCCTGA
- a CDS encoding ferrochelatase encodes MPDARTHTPQAPDHAPYDALLLLSFGGPEGPEDVVPFLENVTRGRGIPKERLAEVGRHYFLFGGVSPINEQNRELLTALRKEFAEAGLDLPVYWGNRNWAPYLVDTLREMIEDGHRRIAVLATSAYAGYSGCRQYRENLAEALDQLVGEGLPEPQVDVLRRFYNHPGFVGPMVEATLAALAELPDEARDGAHLAFTTHSIPLSMAESSGDPEDPARGTPGGAYVAQHLDVARLIVAAVAEADGVYGRPWELVYQSRSGAPQIPWLEPDICDHLAELSGAGAPAAVMVPIGFVSDHMEVKYDLDTEATAKAAELGLPVSRAATVGADPRFTAAVRELLLERAATERGEQPERRALGALGPSHDLCARTCCPNPRAPRPATAQR; translated from the coding sequence ATGCCCGACGCGCGCACCCACACCCCCCAGGCGCCCGATCACGCGCCGTACGACGCCCTGCTGCTCCTCTCCTTCGGCGGGCCCGAAGGCCCCGAGGACGTGGTGCCCTTCCTGGAGAACGTCACCCGAGGCCGGGGCATCCCCAAGGAGCGCCTGGCCGAGGTCGGCCGGCACTACTTCCTGTTCGGCGGGGTCAGCCCGATCAACGAGCAGAACCGCGAGCTGCTGACCGCGCTCCGCAAGGAGTTCGCCGAGGCCGGCCTCGACCTGCCGGTCTACTGGGGCAACCGGAACTGGGCGCCCTACCTAGTGGACACCCTGCGGGAGATGATCGAGGACGGCCACCGCCGGATCGCCGTGCTCGCCACCAGCGCCTACGCCGGGTACTCCGGCTGCCGCCAGTACCGGGAGAACCTCGCCGAGGCCCTGGACCAGCTGGTCGGCGAGGGCCTGCCCGAGCCGCAGGTGGACGTGCTGCGCCGGTTCTACAACCACCCCGGCTTCGTCGGCCCGATGGTCGAGGCGACGCTGGCCGCGCTGGCCGAGCTGCCCGACGAGGCCCGTGACGGCGCCCACCTGGCCTTCACCACCCACTCGATCCCGCTGAGCATGGCCGAGAGCTCGGGCGACCCGGAGGACCCGGCCCGGGGCACCCCCGGCGGGGCCTACGTGGCCCAGCACCTGGACGTGGCCCGGCTGATCGTCGCCGCCGTGGCCGAGGCCGACGGGGTGTACGGCCGGCCCTGGGAGCTGGTCTACCAGAGCCGCAGCGGCGCCCCGCAGATCCCCTGGCTGGAGCCGGACATCTGCGACCACCTCGCCGAGCTGAGCGGGGCCGGGGCTCCGGCGGCCGTCATGGTGCCGATCGGTTTCGTCTCCGACCACATGGAGGTCAAGTACGACCTCGACACCGAGGCGACGGCCAAGGCCGCCGAGCTGGGCCTGCCGGTGAGCCGCGCGGCCACCGTCGGCGCCGACCCGCGGTTCACCGCCGCCGTGCGCGAGCTGCTCCTGGAGCGGGCCGCCACCGAGCGCGGCGAGCAGCCCGAGCGCCGGGCGCTCGGCGCCCTCGGCCCCAGCCACGACCTGTGCGCCCGCACCTGCTGCCCCAACCCGCGCGCCCCCCGTCCCGCCACCGCCCAACGCTGA
- a CDS encoding inositol monophosphatase family protein — protein sequence MSPSAELLDELLTLATEAASRAGALLLDGRPADLGVAATKSSPVDVVTEMDLASEKLVLELIGGRRPEDGYLGEEGTDQPGTSGVRWVVDPLDGTVNYLYGLPGWAVSVGVEWQGEAVVGVVAAPARGELFHAVRGGGAFLNGRRISCRPAPPWGQALVGTGFNYVQQVRVRQAGILHALMPEVRDIRRGGAAAVDLCDVAAGRLDAYYERGLQPWDRSAGVLIAEEAGARTGSRPGLPADGDLTLAASPGTFEQLQTRLEALGAWHD from the coding sequence GTGTCCCCGAGTGCCGAACTGCTCGACGAACTGCTGACCCTGGCCACCGAGGCGGCGTCCAGGGCCGGTGCCCTGCTGCTCGACGGGCGGCCGGCTGACCTGGGCGTCGCCGCGACCAAGAGCAGCCCGGTCGACGTGGTCACCGAGATGGACCTGGCCTCCGAGAAGCTCGTCCTGGAGCTGATCGGCGGCCGCCGCCCCGAGGACGGCTACCTCGGCGAGGAGGGCACCGACCAGCCCGGCACCAGCGGGGTGCGCTGGGTGGTCGACCCGCTGGACGGCACGGTCAACTACCTCTACGGGCTGCCCGGCTGGGCGGTCAGCGTCGGCGTGGAGTGGCAGGGCGAGGCGGTGGTCGGCGTGGTCGCGGCGCCGGCCCGGGGCGAGCTCTTCCACGCCGTCCGGGGCGGCGGGGCCTTCCTGAACGGCCGCCGGATCTCCTGCCGCCCGGCCCCGCCCTGGGGCCAGGCGCTGGTGGGCACCGGCTTCAACTACGTCCAGCAGGTCCGGGTCCGCCAGGCCGGGATCCTGCACGCCCTGATGCCCGAGGTCCGCGACATCCGGCGCGGCGGTGCGGCCGCCGTCGACCTGTGCGACGTGGCCGCCGGCCGGCTCGACGCCTACTACGAGCGCGGCCTGCAGCCCTGGGACCGCTCGGCCGGCGTCCTGATCGCCGAGGAGGCGGGCGCCCGCACCGGCTCCCGCCCCGGCCTCCCGGCCGACGGCGACCTCACCCTGGCCGCCTCCCCGGGCACCTTCGAGCAGCTCCAGACCCGCCTGGAGGCCCTCGGCGCCTGGCACGACTGA
- a CDS encoding response regulator transcription factor, which translates to MRVLVVEDEQLLAEAVATGLRREAMAVDVVYDGEAALQRIAVNDYDVVVLDRDLPLVHGDDVCRRVVAQGLATRVIMLTASGDISDRVEGLEIGADDYLPKPFAFSELVARVRALGRRATVPLPPVLERAGISLDPGRREVLRDGKPVQLAPKEFAVLEVLMRAGGAVVSAEQLLEKAWDEHTDPFTNVVRVTVMTLRRKLGDPAVIVTVPGSGYRI; encoded by the coding sequence GTGCGGGTACTCGTCGTGGAGGACGAGCAGTTGCTCGCCGAAGCGGTCGCGACCGGCCTGCGCCGCGAGGCGATGGCCGTCGACGTGGTCTACGACGGCGAGGCGGCACTCCAGCGGATCGCGGTGAACGACTACGACGTGGTCGTGCTCGACCGTGACCTCCCGCTGGTGCACGGTGACGACGTGTGCCGCCGGGTGGTGGCCCAGGGCCTGGCCACCAGGGTGATCATGCTGACCGCCTCCGGCGACATCAGCGACCGGGTCGAGGGCCTGGAGATCGGCGCCGACGACTACCTCCCCAAGCCGTTCGCCTTCAGCGAACTCGTCGCCCGGGTCCGGGCGCTGGGCCGCCGGGCGACCGTCCCGCTGCCGCCCGTCCTGGAGCGGGCCGGCATCTCGCTCGACCCCGGCCGCCGCGAGGTGCTGCGGGACGGCAAGCCCGTCCAGCTGGCACCCAAGGAGTTCGCCGTGCTGGAGGTGCTGATGCGGGCCGGCGGCGCCGTCGTCTCGGCCGAGCAGCTCCTCGAGAAGGCCTGGGACGAACACACCGACCCGTTCACCAACGTCGTCCGGGTCACCGTGATGACGCTCCGCCGCAAGTTGGGCGATCCGGCCGTGATCGTCACCGTCCCGGGCTCCGGCTACCGGATCTGA
- a CDS encoding HAMP domain-containing sensor histidine kinase encodes MTTPPPLGGASGVPAGGPVPPKPGHPQFDAGPDPKPDRGFHPGEGLFAWLQLRPTIRIRLTLLYGGMFLMAGVVLLLLMYYFVQQAFHDALISSLRIGPGVELRTADGTVINDFGSFQLTQQHAALALLLRKALTALVCLAVIAFIAGYALAGRVLQPLNRITRTAREVASSDLHRRIELEGPDDELKELADTFDEMLDRLDRSFDSQRRFVSNASHELRTPLAINRTLLEVQLSDPNTSPDLQQLGKTLLATNERSEQLVEGLLLLARSDNALTERRPVALGEVAQRALEQVRPEAAGREVELRSELHPATVSGNGVLLERIALNLLQNAVRYNTPGGWVEITTAPAPGGGGELVVSNTGPVVPGYELETIFEPFRRLKGADRTRSDKGVGLGLSIVRSVVRAHNGAIEATPRPGGGLTIRVRVPGI; translated from the coding sequence ATGACCACCCCGCCTCCCCTCGGCGGGGCCTCCGGCGTGCCCGCCGGCGGCCCGGTGCCGCCGAAGCCCGGGCACCCGCAGTTCGACGCCGGTCCCGACCCCAAGCCCGACCGGGGCTTCCATCCGGGCGAGGGCCTGTTCGCCTGGCTCCAGCTGCGCCCCACCATCCGGATCCGGCTCACCCTGCTGTACGGCGGGATGTTCCTGATGGCCGGGGTGGTGCTCCTGCTGCTGATGTACTACTTCGTCCAGCAGGCCTTCCACGACGCCCTGATCTCGAGCCTGCGGATCGGCCCGGGCGTCGAGCTGCGGACCGCCGACGGCACCGTGATCAACGACTTCGGCTCCTTCCAGCTCACCCAGCAGCACGCCGCGCTGGCCCTGCTGCTGCGCAAGGCGCTCACCGCCCTGGTCTGCCTGGCCGTGATCGCCTTCATCGCCGGCTACGCGCTGGCCGGCCGGGTGCTCCAGCCGCTCAACCGGATCACCCGGACCGCCCGCGAGGTGGCCAGCTCCGACCTGCACCGCCGGATCGAGCTGGAGGGCCCGGACGACGAGCTCAAGGAGCTGGCCGACACCTTCGACGAGATGCTCGACCGCCTGGACCGGTCCTTCGACTCCCAGCGCAGATTCGTCTCCAACGCCTCGCACGAGCTGCGCACCCCGCTGGCGATCAACCGCACCCTGCTCGAGGTCCAGCTCTCCGACCCGAACACCTCGCCCGACCTGCAGCAGCTCGGCAAGACCCTGCTGGCCACCAACGAGCGCAGCGAGCAGCTGGTCGAGGGCCTGCTGCTGCTGGCCCGCAGCGACAACGCGTTGACCGAGCGCCGTCCGGTGGCGCTCGGCGAGGTGGCCCAGCGCGCGCTGGAGCAGGTGCGCCCGGAGGCGGCCGGCCGCGAGGTCGAACTGCGCTCCGAACTGCACCCGGCCACGGTCTCCGGCAACGGCGTGCTGCTGGAGCGGATCGCGCTCAACCTGCTGCAGAACGCGGTCCGCTACAACACCCCGGGCGGCTGGGTGGAGATCACCACCGCGCCGGCCCCCGGCGGTGGCGGCGAGCTGGTGGTGAGCAACACCGGCCCGGTGGTGCCGGGCTACGAGCTGGAGACCATCTTCGAGCCGTTCCGCCGCCTCAAGGGTGCCGACCGCACCCGCAGCGACAAGGGCGTGGGCCTGGGCCTGTCCATCGTCCGTTCGGTCGTCCGGGCCCACAACGGCGCCATCGAGGCCACCCCGCGCCCGGGCGGCGGCCTGACCATCAGGGTCCGCGTGCCCGGGATCTGA
- a CDS encoding acyl-ACP desaturase → MTIAPVQRTASPVWTDARLILALEEVVETELNRHLKVAKEWMPHEFVPWSQGADFDGVLGGLAWDKDQSKVTPLGRVSLVVNLLTEDNLPSYHHEIATMFGREGAWGTWVHRWTAEEGRHGIAIRDYLLTTRAVDPVELERARMQHMSEGFESDNAHSMLHSVAYVAFQELATRIAHRNTGHYAGDPLAEQLLAKIANDENLHMVFYRNLLKAALEIAPDQAMRAVADVVTDFRMPGHGIPGFERAAAQIALGGVYNLRIHHDDVLQPVLRHLKVMEIQGLGPEGRRAQEELGVFLLGLDAQATRFDERQALIKARREAAAAR, encoded by the coding sequence GTGACCATCGCACCCGTGCAGCGCACCGCCTCGCCCGTCTGGACCGACGCCCGCCTGATCCTGGCGCTGGAGGAGGTCGTGGAGACCGAGCTCAACCGCCACCTCAAGGTCGCCAAGGAGTGGATGCCGCACGAGTTCGTGCCGTGGAGCCAGGGCGCCGACTTCGACGGCGTGCTGGGCGGCCTGGCCTGGGACAAGGACCAGTCGAAGGTCACCCCGCTCGGCCGGGTCTCGCTGGTGGTCAACCTGCTGACCGAGGACAACCTCCCCAGCTACCACCACGAGATCGCCACCATGTTCGGCCGCGAGGGCGCCTGGGGCACCTGGGTGCACCGCTGGACGGCCGAGGAGGGCCGGCACGGAATAGCGATCCGCGACTACCTGCTCACCACCCGCGCCGTCGACCCGGTGGAGCTGGAGCGGGCCCGGATGCAGCACATGTCGGAGGGCTTCGAGTCCGACAACGCGCACAGCATGCTGCACTCGGTGGCGTACGTGGCCTTCCAGGAGCTCGCCACCCGGATCGCCCACCGCAACACCGGCCACTACGCGGGCGACCCGCTGGCCGAGCAGTTGCTCGCCAAGATCGCCAACGACGAGAACCTGCACATGGTCTTCTACCGGAACCTGCTCAAGGCGGCGCTGGAGATCGCCCCGGACCAGGCCATGCGGGCCGTGGCGGACGTGGTGACCGACTTCCGGATGCCCGGCCACGGCATCCCCGGTTTCGAGCGCGCAGCGGCCCAGATCGCCCTGGGCGGGGTCTACAACCTGCGGATCCACCACGACGACGTGCTGCAGCCGGTGCTGCGCCACCTCAAGGTGATGGAGATCCAGGGCCTCGGCCCGGAGGGCCGGCGGGCCCAGGAGGAGCTCGGCGTCTTCCTGCTCGGCCTGGACGCCCAGGCCACCCGGTTCGACGAGCGCCAGGCCCTGATCAAGGCCCGGCGGGAGGCTGCGGCGGCGCGCTGA
- a CDS encoding DUF4193 domain-containing protein produces MATDYDTPRKTDDDLNEDSIEELKARRNEKSSSSVDSEDFDGAEGMELPGADLSNEELSVRVLPRQADEFTCMKCFLVHHRSQLFSEKNGQAICRDCGA; encoded by the coding sequence ATGGCAACGGACTACGACACCCCACGCAAGACCGATGACGACCTCAACGAGGACAGCATCGAGGAGCTGAAGGCCCGACGGAACGAGAAGTCGAGCAGCTCGGTCGATTCGGAGGACTTCGACGGGGCCGAGGGCATGGAGCTCCCCGGCGCCGACCTCTCGAACGAGGAGCTCTCGGTTCGTGTCCTGCCCCGGCAGGCCGACGAGTTCACCTGCATGAAGTGCTTCCTGGTGCACCACCGCAGCCAGCTCTTCAGCGAGAAGAACGGCCAGGCCATCTGCCGGGACTGCGGCGCCTGA
- a CDS encoding DUF3093 domain-containing protein — protein sequence MYDERLTVPRSWWLLALGLGLSLALVLLRFSPIAALAGLVAGTAAGAAALSSYGSARIRVVQGSLVAGAARIPVSALGAAQPLTPTEAVAWRGVKADPRAFMLLRSYVPTALRVEVTDPQDPTPYLYLSTRSPLKLADALAAARQEKA from the coding sequence ATGTACGACGAACGTCTCACCGTGCCCCGCTCGTGGTGGCTGCTCGCGCTCGGTCTCGGCCTCTCGCTGGCCCTCGTCCTGCTGCGGTTCTCACCGATCGCCGCGCTGGCCGGCCTGGTGGCCGGCACCGCGGCCGGTGCCGCCGCGCTGAGCAGCTACGGGTCGGCGCGGATCCGGGTGGTGCAGGGCTCGCTGGTCGCCGGGGCGGCGCGCATCCCGGTGAGCGCGCTGGGCGCGGCCCAGCCGCTGACGCCCACCGAGGCGGTGGCCTGGCGCGGGGTGAAGGCCGATCCGCGCGCGTTCATGCTGCTGCGCAGCTACGTGCCGACGGCGTTGCGGGTCGAGGTCACCGACCCGCAGGACCCGACGCCGTACCTGTACCTGTCGACCCGCTCCCCGCTGAAGCTCGCGGACGCCCTGGCGGCGGCCCGCCAGGAGAAGGCCTGA
- a CDS encoding PaaI family thioesterase, producing MNPTVTPTTPPAEAVLPPRAPEAPAPGSPLGSHYDHCFGCGPQHPQGLQLRVTAGEGLDLTAEFTVRPAHQGGPGLAHGGLLVTALDETLGSLNWLLNAPAVTGRIETDFLAPVPVDTLLHLTARITGVHGRKVYSAAEGRLGGPDGPLAVRAQGLFIQVKLEHFTTHGRPEDIKRATDDRDLFERARAFDPSP from the coding sequence GTGAACCCCACCGTCACCCCCACCACGCCCCCCGCCGAGGCCGTGCTGCCGCCCCGGGCCCCCGAGGCCCCGGCCCCCGGCAGCCCGCTCGGCTCGCACTACGACCACTGCTTCGGCTGCGGCCCCCAGCACCCGCAGGGCCTCCAGCTGCGCGTCACGGCCGGCGAGGGCCTCGACCTCACCGCCGAGTTCACCGTCCGCCCGGCCCACCAGGGCGGCCCCGGCCTGGCCCACGGCGGCCTGCTGGTCACCGCCCTCGACGAGACCCTCGGCAGCCTCAACTGGCTGCTGAACGCCCCCGCCGTCACCGGCCGGATCGAGACCGACTTCCTCGCCCCGGTGCCGGTGGACACCCTGCTCCACCTGACCGCCCGGATCACCGGTGTGCACGGCCGCAAGGTCTACAGCGCGGCCGAAGGCCGGCTCGGCGGCCCCGACGGTCCGCTCGCAGTGCGGGCACAGGGGCTCTTCATCCAGGTGAAGCTGGAACACTTCACCACGCACGGTCGTCCCGAGGACATCAAGCGCGCCACGGACGACCGGGACCTGTTCGAGCGGGCCCGGGCCTTCGACCCGAGCCCGTGA
- the dut gene encoding dUTP diphosphatase, translated as MTSTARQPVDILIRRLDPEIPLPAYEHPGDAGADLRTTVDAELAPGERVLLPTGISIALPDGYAAFVHPRSGLAVRCGVALVNAPGTVDAGYRGEIKVIVVNLDPREKVSFRRGDRIAQLVIQQVEKARFHEVTELPGSARAEGGFGSTGGHAAV; from the coding sequence GTGACCAGCACCGCCCGCCAGCCCGTCGACATCCTGATCCGCCGCCTGGACCCGGAGATCCCGCTCCCCGCCTACGAGCACCCGGGCGACGCCGGAGCCGACCTGCGGACCACGGTGGACGCCGAACTCGCCCCGGGCGAGCGAGTGCTGCTCCCCACGGGCATCAGCATCGCCCTTCCGGACGGCTACGCGGCCTTCGTGCACCCGCGTTCGGGACTAGCAGTTCGTTGCGGAGTTGCACTGGTGAACGCCCCGGGGACGGTCGATGCCGGGTACCGTGGTGAGATCAAGGTGATCGTCGTCAACCTGGATCCGCGCGAGAAGGTCAGCTTCCGTCGTGGGGACCGCATCGCCCAGCTGGTCATCCAGCAGGTCGAGAAGGCTCGGTTCCACGAAGTGACCGAATTGCCCGGTTCGGCTCGGGCCGAGGGCGGTTTCGGGTCGACCGGTGGTCACGCCGCGGTCTAG
- a CDS encoding DUF3710 domain-containing protein, protein MTVFRRRNKSEDAVEQLADDAISADETADGIEGSADSESENQTDLDPADRVGLPPAPRPDGPWDISELESPAEGRVDLGGLLVPGVEGMELRVEVAGDAIVAATLVLGNSAIQLQAFAAPKSEGIWGEVRDEIATGITQQGGRIEEEEGPLGWHLRAQVPVQLPDGTQGVQLVRFVGCDGPRWFLRGVISGQAAVQPEMAGILEQVFRQTVVVRGETPMAPRDPIVLKLPEDAQMVADGTVADPEGSRFGGAALDPFARGPEITEVR, encoded by the coding sequence GTGACCGTGTTCCGTCGTCGCAACAAGAGCGAGGACGCTGTCGAGCAGCTCGCCGACGACGCCATCAGCGCCGACGAGACGGCCGATGGCATCGAAGGTTCCGCCGACTCTGAGAGCGAGAACCAGACAGACCTGGACCCGGCAGACCGCGTCGGCCTCCCCCCGGCGCCCCGCCCGGACGGTCCGTGGGACATCTCCGAGCTGGAGAGCCCCGCAGAGGGCCGAGTGGACCTCGGGGGTCTCCTCGTCCCCGGCGTGGAGGGCATGGAGCTCCGCGTCGAGGTGGCCGGCGATGCGATCGTGGCCGCCACCCTCGTACTGGGCAACAGCGCGATCCAGCTGCAGGCCTTCGCCGCCCCCAAGTCCGAGGGCATCTGGGGCGAGGTCCGCGACGAGATCGCCACCGGCATCACCCAGCAGGGCGGCCGGATCGAGGAGGAGGAGGGCCCGCTCGGCTGGCACCTCCGCGCCCAGGTCCCCGTCCAGCTCCCGGACGGCACCCAGGGCGTCCAGCTGGTCCGCTTCGTCGGCTGCGACGGCCCCCGCTGGTTCCTCCGTGGCGTGATCTCCGGTCAGGCCGCCGTCCAGCCCGAGATGGCCGGCATCCTGGAGCAGGTCTTCCGCCAGACCGTCGTGGTCCGCGGCGAGACCCCGATGGCCCCCCGCGACCCGATCGTCCTCAAGCTCCCCGAGGACGCCCAGATGGTCGCCGACGGCACCGTCGCCGACCCCGAGGGCTCCCGCTTCGGCGGCGCCGCCCTCGACCCCTTCGCCCGCGGCCCGGAGATCACCGAGGTCCGCTGA
- a CDS encoding GNAT family N-acetyltransferase, translated as MNATEPLHFRPAERTDLPAIVALLADDALGATRESPDDLTPYEAAFTALAADPHQHLTVATRAGQVVGTLQLTLIPGLARRGATRTLIEAVRISATERGTGLGTQLIEWAITRSRELGADLVQLTSDNTRTDAHRFYERLGFVGSHTGFKLAL; from the coding sequence ATGAACGCCACCGAGCCCCTGCACTTCCGCCCGGCCGAACGCACCGACCTCCCCGCGATCGTCGCCCTCCTCGCCGACGACGCCCTGGGCGCCACCCGCGAATCCCCCGACGACCTCACCCCCTACGAGGCCGCCTTCACCGCCCTCGCCGCCGACCCCCACCAACACCTCACCGTCGCCACCCGCGCCGGCCAGGTCGTCGGCACCCTCCAACTCACCCTGATCCCCGGCCTCGCCCGCCGCGGCGCCACCCGCACCCTGATCGAGGCCGTCCGCATCTCCGCCACCGAACGCGGCACCGGCCTGGGCACCCAACTCATCGAATGGGCCATCACCCGCTCCCGCGAACTCGGCGCCGACCTCGTCCAACTCACCTCGGACAACACCCGCACCGACGCCCACCGCTTCTACGAGCGCCTCGGTTTCGTCGGTTCCCACACCGGTTTCAAACTGGCCCTGTAA